GACCGTATCACAGAAAAGGAAAAGGATGCTTCCCTTTTATGTGGGCCTGCAGCAACAGGCTCACGGGATGCATCCCCTACCCAACATGATCATTGTAACAGAGTATGAGCTGGTTGAGAAGACTCCCGGCGTTTTCAGTTCGATGTGCAGAGTTGGTCCCCTCACCTTGTTGTGGAGAAGCGCTTAGTGTGATCGGCAGTCGGCGGCGGAAACTAGTGAGCGAAAGCGGGGATCGTCGCGTGCTCTCCATCCGCCGGTTACGGTGCGGCCAATGCCGAAAGATTCATCACGAGCTGCCAGACTGCATTGTGCCGTACAAACGGTACGAATCGGCATGCGTAGAGCAGGTCGTTACCGAACCGGAGTCGGTATCCACAGCGGCGGCAGATGACGCTACGCTGCGCCGCTGGAAACACTGGTTTTACGAACAGATCCCGTACTTGCTCGGGGTCCTCACCTCAATCGCCATTCGCTTTCATCAGGACCCTGTGGAGATGCCGTCCGTCCCTTCGCAGTCTGCACATCATCGTATCGGACACTACGTCGGGGACGCCCCCGGCTGGCTGGCGCGAATTGTCCGCCCGGTCGTCAATTCAAATTTATGGGCACATACCCGTTCTGCATTCTTGTCCGGCTAATCCTGCGGTAGACTCATCTCGAAGTCTACTAGTCGAGGTGCAGAATGGATGAAAGATCAGAAGAAGGCCGAGGCTGTTGCATCGGCACGCGTACAGTTGCTGTCGCCGCTCCTGGCGGAGGGGCTCGACCCCGCGAAGGCTCGAACGATCAAACAGCGGATCTGCGAAGATACCGGGCTCTCCGAGCGCACGCTGCGCCGGTATTTGGCGAAGTACCGCGAAGAAGGTTTTGGCGGTTTGAAACCCAAGGGCAAGGGACGCCGGCCGTCGGAATCGACGATCCCGGCGGAGGTGCTGGAACAAGCCATTCTCCTGCGGAGGGAAGTACCAAGCCGAAGCGTCGCGCAACTCATCCAGATTCTTGAGTGGGAGGGCCGCATCCAGCCTGGCCAGATCAAACGCAGTACATTGCAAGAGCGGCTGGCCGAGCGCGGTTACAGCACGCGCCATATGCGCATGTACGCCGAGTCCGGCGTCGCCGCAAGGCGGTTTCAGCAGCGGCATCGGAATCGTCTCTGGCATTCGGACCTTAAGTATGGTCCATATCTCCCCATTGGCCCAGGCGGCGCCATGAAGCAAGTCTTTCTCGTCACGTTCATTGATGACGCGACGCGGTTTGTGCTGCACGGCGAGTTTTATCCGGTTATGGATCAGACCATTGTCGAGGACTGCTTCCGGAAGGCCATTCAAAAATTCGGCGTTCCCGAGGCGGTTTACTTCGACAATGGCAAGCAATATCGAACCAAGTGGATGACGCGTGCCTGTTCCAAGCTGGGTATTCGGCTTCTCTTTGCTCGCCCCTACTCACCAGAGGCAACCGGCAAGGTTGAGCGATTTAACCGTGTGGTCGATGCGTTCTTGAGCGAATCGGCGCTCGAAAAACCGAAGACGCTTGAGCGGCTGAACGAGCTGTTTGCGGTGTGGCTGTCGGAATGCTACCAGAACAAGCCGCATTCCGCGTTTGAGAACAAGTTCAGCCCGGAATCGGCTTACCGCAGCGACAAGAAGGCGCTTCGGTTCGTCGACCCGGACGAGCTGGCAAATGCCTTCCAGCACTGCGAGAGCCGGAAGGTCGACAAATCCGGCTGCATCAGCTTCAATGGCCGCAAGTACGAGGTCGGTCTCCCATTCATCGGCTGCACGGTGGATGTCGTCTTCGATCCGGCAGACATCACGGAGCTGACGATCGAGTACGAAGGCCATGAACCTTGGCGCGTACGGGAGCTCGTGATCGGGGAGAGAGCCGGGAAGCGACCGCCGCTGCCCGATCATTTTGGCTCAGTGCCGGCGGATTCGTCGAGACTGCTTGCGGCGGCGGAAGAACGCGGACGGGAACGCAAGGAACAGCAGGCGCAAGCCGTCGCTTACCGCCGCGTGAACAAGGAGGATCGCCATGTTTGAGTCCTTCTACGGCCTCGCTCGTTCACCATTCTCTCGGGATATGCCGACAAAGGAACTGTATGAATCGGTTATGCTCGAAGAGACGCTCGGCCGTCTCGAGTATGCCGCTCAGCGGCAATGGTTTGCTGTTGTAACCGGCGATTGCGGTACAGGCAAGACCACAACGATTCGTCGTTTTGCCGAGGGGTTAAACCCCGCGAAATTCAAAGTGCTCTATGTATCGGATTCCAAGCTGACGCCGCGGCACTTCTACAAAGGGCTGCTCGAGCAGCTCGGCTGCGAGTCGAAGTTCTACCGCGGCGACGCCAAGCGGCAGTTGCACCGCGAAATCGAGCTCATGCGCGGCATTCACCGGCTGCAGCCCGTTGTGGTCGTCGACGAGGCGCATCTCTTGGATCGTGAGATGCTGGAGGAAGTGCGTTTCCTGCTGAACTTCAAGATGGATGCGCAAAGTCCCATGGCGCTCATCCTTGTCGGCCAGAGCGAACTGTGGGATCGCCTGAATCTGCAGGCCTATGCCGCCATCCGTCAGCGCATTGACCTGCAATGTAAGCTGCCTCACTTCGACCGGGCGCAGACCGGGGAGTATATTCGCCGTCATATGACGTACGCCGGAACCGAGCACGACATCTTCACCGACGGTGCGATTGATGACATCTTCCGCTTTTCGAGCGGGGCAGCACGGCTCATTAACAAGGTCTGCACACACGCCCTGATTTATGGGGCGCAGAACAAACATCGGATCATCGACGATCATATGGTCAAGCGTGTCATTCAGGGTGAACTGTCATGAAAGGACCTTGGGTAACGATGATCTACGATCGGGAGGCGGACTGCTGGACCGTCCGGAAGGCAGGAGGCACCTACGCGGTGCATTGTGGCGAATGCTTTGAGATACGCGTTGGTGATCGCGGTATTCGGTGCCGGCTTGAGCTTGACCGGAATTGGTATGTCATCATGAGAGAAGCGCGATTCAACTTGAGGAGTAAAGATATTTACCAAGTCCGGTTCGTCTAACGACAAGCAGAGGGAAAGTCATCCGTGCTGACTTTTCCTCTTATCTCTTCACTAAGGACACGATTTCTGGAAAACCTTGGACACCTAACACTGTCATATTCCGGCCAATATGGGTTGGCAGTAACATTATGAAACCCGCCAATAGCAAACGGCCCTTAAACAATAAAGCACAAAGCAAAGAAGGTAATATGCAATCCATAATCCGAGACCAAATCCCGCCTTTCGGCCATCATTAATAAAGCGGAGAGGCTCGCCCCCTCCGCCGCATACCGATTCTGTTGACATAGATAGTTTTGATGCCGATACTCAACACATTGCAACAATATTGCTCTACTGTTATCAATCGCTCTGAGTCCTGGAATCATCGCTCAGTATACTTTTTACGTATGACTTTATCTGCTTAGGTTCAACGTAAAGTACGGCTTTTCCGTTTACTGATTTTTCTTGTATGAGTTCCATCGGCGGCAATTGAATACTGTCAAAGCTTTCCGTGTCGATTTCAAAGCCAAGTTTGCCCAACTTTATCATATCATCGACATTGAGGTTCGTTTCGATGAATGGCTCGATAGCTTCTATTAGGTTCGGAAGCTCCATAGCCGTCGTAGTAGTCAGCAACTTTTTGGCGATTGCCTTCAAAAAATTTCGTTGCCGTTCCGTGCGTGCGAAATCGCTCAATGCATCATGTCGGAATCGAACGTACTGCAATGCCTTTATTCCGTTCAAGTGCTGATAACCCTTTTTCAAATGGATTTGGTATATTGACGTTGGATCGTCATTGGAATCGACATAGTTCATATCTTTCTCTATTTCTATGTCAACGCCGCCCATTACGTCAATCAAATTGATAAAGCCCGGTAAATTCATGTACACATAATATTGGATTGGGATACCCGCCCATTCTTCGACTGTTCGCATTGCCAGACTGGAACCGCCCATTGTAATCGCCTTGCTGATACGATCTTCACCATAACCCGGAATCTTTACATATGTATCACGGAGAATGGAGAGCAATTTGACTTTTTTCGTTGCAGGGTCGATAGAAACGATTATGATGCTGTCCGAAGATTGAATCTCACTATTCCGGGAATCGCCGCCCAATAACAAAATGTTAATCTGGTCTGTGTTCTCCAGCATTTCTGGAGCGGTTGTCTGAATTGCCGGTGCTTCGCTTTCATTTGTCATCGTCTTATTGGTCGTTACATTTGCCTTCTCAAGTGCGTCATTGAACATTAGAAAGGTTCTGGAAAAGAAAAACAGCCCTGCAATTAAAGCCAGTAAATAAGGCAACGTCAACACGGTGAGAGGCAATACCATATTCGTTCCGCCTGCCGCTGCGATCTCTGCTTCCCGTGACTCATGCTTATTTGGGTCTCGAACAATGGCGATGATTTTCCTTTTTGCTTGATGCAGATATAACTTGTTTGCAAAAAAGCCCAGCACCGGTTTAGGGATGCAACAGATAACCAGCACCAATGGGAGAAGGCCGGGGCTCTCGATCGGGTTCCATTCACTGAACACCGAGGCAACAATCACGTTGCTCCAAACAAACCAAATGATGAGATAGAAGACACAGTAAAGGTACATCTTTCGGTACATCAGCCAGTAAGCATCAAACAGAAAGGCAGGCCAGTTCCAACGGCTATTGCGTCTCCATTTCTGTAAGTATACATCGGCGTTTTTGCCAATGAACCAAGAAAGCTCTTCTTCGGAAACACCACTCGTTTGGGTCTCAGTGATGTTCTGCGGTCGATGATTACCGGCATCTATCCGTTGCCCGCATTGCCCGCAAAAATTTTGATTGTCCTGTAGTGTATGTCCGCAATTTGTGCAGTTCATGTCTAACTCCTTTGCCGTAATCTTCGAGGTAACTTTTCTCGTTAATGAAGCCGAATCTTGGCACCGTTAACGGTTGTATAGTCCTCTGGATGTGTTTGTTCCCGCGGCGGAGATGTTACGGTTGCTCCGGCTTCTTCAAGCATGAGCAATGCCTCTTGGTTATACGTCATTTTAGCCAGCATGACTCCTTGGTTTGGGTCTGCACCGCTCTCCAGCATCAATCTGACAATGTCGAGTTTATCATACATGATCGCGAACTGAAGACCGCCGTTGATATCGGCCCCGTGCCGAATCAATAACTCCACTGCTTTTATTTGTCCCCTCTCGATTGCATCTTTCAGTGCATATGGATCATCGGCAACATTTATGCCCGCTTCAATCAATAATTGAA
Above is a window of Paenibacillus thermoaerophilus DNA encoding:
- a CDS encoding DUF6431 domain-containing protein: MSWLRRLPAFSVRCAELVPSPCCGEALSVIGSRRRKLVSESGDRRVLSIRRLRCGQCRKIHHELPDCIVPYKRYESACVEQVVTEPESVSTAAADDATLRRWKHWFYEQIPYLLGVLTSIAIRFHQDPVEMPSVPSQSAHHRIGHYVGDAPGWLARIVRPVVNSNLWAHTRSAFLSG
- a CDS encoding DDE-type integrase/transposase/recombinase, which produces MKDQKKAEAVASARVQLLSPLLAEGLDPAKARTIKQRICEDTGLSERTLRRYLAKYREEGFGGLKPKGKGRRPSESTIPAEVLEQAILLRREVPSRSVAQLIQILEWEGRIQPGQIKRSTLQERLAERGYSTRHMRMYAESGVAARRFQQRHRNRLWHSDLKYGPYLPIGPGGAMKQVFLVTFIDDATRFVLHGEFYPVMDQTIVEDCFRKAIQKFGVPEAVYFDNGKQYRTKWMTRACSKLGIRLLFARPYSPEATGKVERFNRVVDAFLSESALEKPKTLERLNELFAVWLSECYQNKPHSAFENKFSPESAYRSDKKALRFVDPDELANAFQHCESRKVDKSGCISFNGRKYEVGLPFIGCTVDVVFDPADITELTIEYEGHEPWRVRELVIGERAGKRPPLPDHFGSVPADSSRLLAAAEERGRERKEQQAQAVAYRRVNKEDRHV
- a CDS encoding ExeA family protein is translated as MFESFYGLARSPFSRDMPTKELYESVMLEETLGRLEYAAQRQWFAVVTGDCGTGKTTTIRRFAEGLNPAKFKVLYVSDSKLTPRHFYKGLLEQLGCESKFYRGDAKRQLHREIELMRGIHRLQPVVVVDEAHLLDREMLEEVRFLLNFKMDAQSPMALILVGQSELWDRLNLQAYAAIRQRIDLQCKLPHFDRAQTGEYIRRHMTYAGTEHDIFTDGAIDDIFRFSSGAARLINKVCTHALIYGAQNKHRIIDDHMVKRVIQGELS
- a CDS encoding DUF5348 domain-containing protein, which produces MIYDREADCWTVRKAGGTYAVHCGECFEIRVGDRGIRCRLELDRNWYVIMREARFNLRSKDIYQVRFV
- a CDS encoding LCP family protein, with the translated sequence MNCTNCGHTLQDNQNFCGQCGQRIDAGNHRPQNITETQTSGVSEEELSWFIGKNADVYLQKWRRNSRWNWPAFLFDAYWLMYRKMYLYCVFYLIIWFVWSNVIVASVFSEWNPIESPGLLPLVLVICCIPKPVLGFFANKLYLHQAKRKIIAIVRDPNKHESREAEIAAAGGTNMVLPLTVLTLPYLLALIAGLFFFSRTFLMFNDALEKANVTTNKTMTNESEAPAIQTTAPEMLENTDQINILLLGGDSRNSEIQSSDSIIIVSIDPATKKVKLLSILRDTYVKIPGYGEDRISKAITMGGSSLAMRTVEEWAGIPIQYYVYMNLPGFINLIDVMGGVDIEIEKDMNYVDSNDDPTSIYQIHLKKGYQHLNGIKALQYVRFRHDALSDFARTERQRNFLKAIAKKLLTTTTAMELPNLIEAIEPFIETNLNVDDMIKLGKLGFEIDTESFDSIQLPPMELIQEKSVNGKAVLYVEPKQIKSYVKSILSDDSRTQSD
- a CDS encoding ankyrin repeat domain-containing protein, which produces MLSLLACCIAVVMIVKLMPKERLLLSAVNERDMNMVDWMVKLGADPNAHTDSAYTPLNLAVRNGDINMIRKLLAHGASPNEQANYGSGEKILVGNLSIAINYVDDPVPVIQLLIEAGINVADDPYALKDAIERGQIKAVELLIRHGADINGGLQFAIMYDKLDIVRLMLESGADPNQGVMLAKMTYNQEALLMLEEAGATVTSPPREQTHPEDYTTVNGAKIRLH